In the genome of Phycisphaerales bacterium, one region contains:
- a CDS encoding ATP-dependent Clp protease ATP-binding subunit: protein MFERFTDRARKVMALANQEAQRFNHEYIGTEHILLGLVKEGSGVGANVLKNLSVDLRKVRLEVEKLVRSGPEMVTMGRLPQTPRAKRVIEYAIEEARNLNHNYVGTEHLLLGLLREQDGVAAQVLMNLGLKLDDVREEVLNLLGAGMESEESSAVAPPGEAPTKKGGRSRTPALDSFGRDLTELAREGKLDPVIGRANEIERVITVLCRRMKNNPVLLGEAGVGKTAIVEGLAQKIITHQVPEILHERRIVILDLAMMVAGTKYRGQFEERIKAVMNEVRRARNVILFIDELHTLVGAGGAEGAIDASNVLKPALSRGEIQCIGATTFDEYRKYIEKDAALARRFQSIHVDEPSMEHALEILKGLRDRYEAHHRVQITDDALRAATELSHRYITGRVLPDKAIDVIDEAGARVRIKSMTIPPDMAELEREIERLAAEKDEAVRNADYERAAELRDKSESLRMKRENIQREWKDNAQEAEGIVDEIVVGEVVSKMTGIPLTRLEKEEAARLLELENELHKRVISQHEAISAIARSVRRSRSGLKDPNRPMGSFIFLGPSGVGKTLLAKTLADFMFGDEDAMITIDMSEYMEKHNVSRLIGAPPGYVGYEEGGQLTERIRRRPYAVVLLDEIEKAHPDVFNMLLQIMEEGRLTDSFGRHVDFRNVILIMTSNIGADRIMSQDPFGFMKRDEDINYQKMKDMLVSELERNFRPEFINRLDEVVVFHKLTHADLLQIVDLEVAKVSKRLKERGLTLEITPAAKEFLVEKGTDEKFGARPLRRSISSMVEDPLSEDILRNKFAGKTLIRVEVVGEEGSDERKIEFTGVGPEDTGPAAVSAASAEST, encoded by the coding sequence ATGTTCGAACGTTTTACGGACCGTGCGCGCAAGGTCATGGCCCTGGCCAACCAGGAAGCCCAGCGCTTCAACCACGAGTACATCGGGACGGAACACATCCTGCTCGGGCTCGTGAAAGAGGGTTCCGGGGTCGGCGCCAACGTGCTCAAGAACCTCAGCGTCGACCTGCGCAAGGTTCGACTCGAGGTGGAGAAGCTCGTCCGTAGCGGACCCGAGATGGTCACCATGGGGCGGCTGCCACAGACCCCGCGGGCCAAGCGCGTCATCGAGTACGCGATCGAAGAGGCCCGCAATCTGAATCACAACTACGTCGGCACCGAGCACCTGCTGCTCGGGCTCTTGCGCGAGCAGGACGGCGTCGCCGCCCAGGTTCTGATGAACCTCGGACTGAAACTCGACGACGTGCGCGAGGAAGTCCTCAACCTCCTCGGCGCCGGCATGGAATCGGAAGAATCCTCGGCCGTTGCGCCGCCGGGCGAGGCCCCGACCAAGAAGGGCGGCCGCAGCCGCACCCCCGCGCTCGACTCCTTCGGCCGCGATCTGACGGAACTCGCACGCGAGGGCAAACTCGATCCGGTGATCGGACGGGCAAACGAAATCGAGCGTGTGATCACCGTGCTCTGCCGCCGGATGAAAAACAATCCGGTCCTGCTCGGGGAAGCGGGCGTCGGCAAGACCGCGATCGTGGAGGGCCTTGCGCAGAAGATCATCACCCACCAGGTGCCGGAGATCCTGCACGAGCGCCGCATTGTCATTCTCGACCTCGCCATGATGGTCGCCGGCACGAAGTATCGCGGCCAGTTCGAAGAGCGCATCAAGGCGGTCATGAACGAGGTGCGGCGGGCGCGCAATGTCATCCTATTCATCGACGAACTGCACACGCTGGTCGGTGCCGGCGGCGCCGAGGGTGCCATTGACGCATCCAACGTGCTTAAGCCGGCCCTTTCGCGTGGCGAGATCCAGTGCATCGGCGCGACCACGTTTGACGAATACCGCAAGTACATCGAGAAGGATGCCGCCCTCGCGCGCCGCTTCCAGTCGATCCACGTCGATGAACCGTCCATGGAGCACGCCCTCGAGATCCTGAAGGGGCTGCGCGATCGGTACGAGGCCCACCACCGCGTGCAAATCACCGATGATGCCCTGCGTGCCGCGACGGAGCTTTCCCACCGCTACATCACCGGCCGCGTCCTGCCCGACAAGGCCATCGATGTCATCGACGAAGCCGGCGCCCGCGTGCGTATCAAGAGTATGACCATCCCGCCGGACATGGCGGAGCTCGAGCGCGAGATCGAGCGTCTGGCCGCGGAGAAGGACGAGGCCGTCCGCAATGCGGACTACGAGCGGGCCGCCGAGCTCCGCGATAAGAGCGAGTCTCTCCGCATGAAGCGGGAGAACATCCAGCGCGAGTGGAAGGACAACGCCCAGGAGGCCGAGGGCATTGTCGACGAGATCGTTGTCGGCGAAGTCGTCAGCAAGATGACCGGCATTCCGCTCACCCGGCTGGAAAAGGAGGAGGCCGCGCGGCTGCTCGAACTCGAGAACGAGCTGCACAAGCGCGTTATCAGCCAGCACGAAGCCATCAGCGCGATTGCCCGCAGCGTCCGCCGCAGCCGCAGTGGCCTGAAGGACCCCAACCGGCCGATGGGTTCGTTCATTTTCCTCGGCCCCTCCGGTGTCGGGAAGACGCTCCTCGCCAAGACGCTGGCCGACTTCATGTTCGGCGACGAAGACGCGATGATCACGATCGACATGTCGGAGTACATGGAGAAGCACAACGTCAGCCGCCTGATCGGCGCTCCGCCGGGCTACGTCGGCTACGAAGAGGGCGGGCAGCTCACCGAGCGCATCCGCCGCCGGCCCTACGCGGTCGTCCTGCTCGACGAGATCGAGAAGGCCCACCCCGACGTCTTCAACATGTTGCTCCAGATCATGGAAGAAGGCCGGTTGACGGATTCGTTCGGCCGCCACGTCGACTTCCGCAACGTCATCCTCATCATGACCAGCAACATCGGCGCCGACCGCATCATGAGCCAGGATCCGTTCGGGTTCATGAAGCGCGACGAGGACATCAACTACCAGAAGATGAAGGACATGCTGGTCAGCGAGCTCGAGCGCAACTTCCGGCCGGAATTCATCAACCGCCTGGACGAAGTGGTGGTGTTCCACAAGCTCACCCATGCCGATCTGCTGCAAATTGTCGATCTCGAGGTTGCCAAGGTCAGCAAGCGGCTGAAGGAGCGCGGCCTGACGCTCGAGATCACCCCCGCCGCGAAGGAATTCCTCGTCGAAAAAGGTACGGATGAGAAGTTCGGCGCTCGGCCATTGCGTCGCTCGATCTCCTCGATGGTCGAGGATCCGCTCAGCGAAGACATCTTGCGCAACAAGTTTGCCGGCAAGACCCTGATCCGGGTCGAGGTCGTCGGTGAGGAAGGCAGCGACGAGCGCAAAATTGAGTTTACGGGTGTTGGCCCGGAAGATACCGGCCCCGCCGCCGTGTCGGCCGCGAGTGCCGAGTCGACGTAG
- a CDS encoding dockerin type I repeat-containing protein — MLLRTNLVVLISLALTSISSAGDATSFIEPPEWEIGTLHSTYQEWDVKTMIQNNPPDYGYLTNGPIAELPRLSALPTGFVSGTGNFYAFSSDYGFKADINNHGGTHGTTTYPAGDRTRVVVQISVSTNPDFDAGLKPDTLKIVDVNGALLTGGAPHDAIAVLELFRGDIQTPFGPTAVTELYFEYLLPAYTGDFTVTGQLYVHAGLLQTRVDTLIERPGDVNCDGVVNFADISPFIAALKTPADQWTLPCPHSRADVNGDGEANFADISAFIAAIKAGR; from the coding sequence ATGCTGCTACGAACCAACTTGGTCGTGCTCATTTCGCTCGCATTGACTTCGATATCGTCCGCCGGTGATGCCACCAGCTTCATTGAGCCCCCCGAGTGGGAAATCGGCACGCTGCACTCCACCTACCAGGAGTGGGACGTGAAGACGATGATTCAGAACAATCCCCCGGACTACGGATACCTCACCAACGGCCCGATCGCCGAACTGCCGCGCCTCAGTGCATTGCCCACCGGCTTCGTATCGGGAACGGGCAACTTCTACGCATTTTCGTCGGATTATGGCTTCAAAGCCGACATCAACAACCACGGCGGAACCCACGGCACAACCACTTATCCGGCCGGTGACCGCACCCGCGTCGTGGTGCAGATCTCGGTGTCGACGAACCCCGACTTTGACGCCGGACTCAAGCCAGACACGCTCAAGATCGTCGACGTGAACGGCGCGTTGCTGACGGGCGGTGCTCCTCACGACGCAATCGCCGTGCTCGAGCTGTTCCGGGGAGACATTCAGACCCCCTTCGGCCCGACCGCGGTCACTGAGCTCTACTTCGAATACCTCCTGCCCGCGTACACCGGCGATTTCACCGTGACCGGGCAACTCTACGTCCATGCCGGACTGCTCCAGACGCGCGTCGATACGCTCATCGAGCGGCCCGGAGACGTGAACTGCGACGGGGTGGTGAATTTTGCCGACATCAGCCCGTTCATAGCCGCGCTCAAGACGCCCGCTGACCAGTGGACCTTGCCCTGCCCGCACAGTCGGGCCGACGTTAATGGCGACGGCGAAGCGAATTTCGCCGACATCTCAGCTTTCATCGCTGCAATCAAGGCCGGTCGGTAG
- a CDS encoding CPBP family intramembrane metalloprotease, giving the protein MPEIVWWLDATGVGLGAALALGAAVHLLQSGRWREPLHMAPPLHTQADFFGVLLTFVVYAGVVLLLQHAIEAILGPPEMSEGALRPGAARWHWLQSADLAGKLVACGIMLWLLRPATADGTVPRSGAIRVGLISFGAFLALLPLMSAQLQLGRAVWHWLHPDAPLPEHMVLEALRQSAWGAWGRAQLILAAVLVAPLVEELFFRGVVLDAFRRVLGRHWPAIVASAVVFGVVHAQPQDKLPLVTMGLVLGYLRVRYAALWPCVVVHVLFNLRTMLAAVLMESDGVD; this is encoded by the coding sequence ATGCCGGAAATTGTCTGGTGGCTGGATGCGACGGGTGTCGGCCTGGGAGCGGCGCTGGCTCTTGGAGCCGCTGTGCACCTGCTGCAGAGCGGACGCTGGCGGGAGCCCCTGCACATGGCGCCGCCACTACACACGCAAGCGGATTTTTTCGGCGTGCTGCTCACGTTCGTGGTCTACGCGGGTGTGGTGCTGTTGCTGCAACACGCGATCGAGGCGATCCTCGGCCCGCCGGAGATGTCTGAAGGTGCCCTGCGGCCGGGGGCAGCGCGTTGGCACTGGCTGCAGTCGGCAGACCTGGCAGGCAAGCTGGTGGCCTGCGGCATCATGCTGTGGCTCCTGCGACCAGCGACCGCGGACGGGACCGTACCGCGATCTGGTGCGATACGGGTTGGGCTGATCAGTTTCGGTGCCTTTTTAGCGCTGCTTCCGCTGATGAGTGCCCAGTTGCAACTCGGCCGAGCGGTCTGGCATTGGCTGCATCCGGATGCACCTCTGCCCGAACACATGGTGCTGGAGGCGTTGCGGCAGAGCGCCTGGGGCGCCTGGGGGCGTGCGCAGCTCATCCTTGCGGCGGTGCTGGTTGCACCGCTGGTGGAAGAATTGTTCTTTCGGGGGGTCGTCCTCGATGCCTTCCGGCGTGTTCTGGGGCGACATTGGCCCGCGATCGTGGCGTCGGCGGTGGTCTTCGGTGTGGTGCATGCTCAGCCACAGGACAAACTGCCGCTGGTCACGATGGGGCTGGTGCTCGGCTACCTGCGCGTGCGTTATGCAGCCCTCTGGCCGTGCGTGGTTGTACACGTGCTCTTCAACCTGCGCACGATGCTGGCGGCCGTTCTCATGGAATCGGACGGAGTGGACTGA
- a CDS encoding alanine--glyoxylate aminotransferase family protein codes for MKKIRLFTPGPCAVPEEVLIEMARPFHHHRTDWFKGLMEDATKKLQKVLQTEHEVLILTGSGTATAEAAIIGCNPPGSKLLTIEAGKFGQRWGEIAQQYGLEVTRYEVEWGTAPTAEEVAELLRKDPAITSVMVVHSETSTATVCDLEAIAKVCRAADKLLIADCITSAGALPLKPDKWGVDVVITGAQKALMLPPGLGFLALSARACKVIESHKSQPAYYLNLNKARKAAKEHDTPFTPAHLLVRGLVVALDLLLDEGMEQVWRRVAAMAAATRAAGEAIGLKVFSQSPSDSVTALCPPEGIKVKALREELEQRYGIESAGGQDQLKGKIFRIGHMGYVDEMDTVLAVAALEQVLLKLGHRFDLGAGVTAAQQVIAERLTK; via the coding sequence ATGAAGAAGATCCGCCTGTTCACCCCCGGTCCGTGTGCCGTACCCGAGGAAGTGCTGATCGAGATGGCCCGCCCGTTCCATCATCACCGGACGGACTGGTTCAAGGGGCTGATGGAAGACGCGACGAAGAAGCTCCAGAAAGTGCTCCAGACCGAACATGAAGTTCTGATCCTGACCGGGTCCGGCACGGCGACGGCCGAGGCGGCCATCATCGGCTGTAACCCGCCGGGGTCGAAACTGCTGACGATCGAGGCGGGGAAGTTCGGGCAGCGCTGGGGTGAAATTGCCCAGCAGTATGGCCTCGAGGTCACGCGCTATGAGGTGGAATGGGGCACGGCACCGACGGCCGAGGAGGTCGCCGAACTACTCAGGAAAGACCCCGCGATTACGAGTGTGATGGTCGTACACAGTGAAACTTCCACCGCGACGGTGTGCGATCTCGAGGCCATCGCGAAGGTCTGTCGGGCGGCTGACAAGCTTCTGATCGCGGACTGCATCACTTCGGCCGGCGCGCTGCCGCTCAAACCCGACAAGTGGGGCGTGGATGTGGTGATCACGGGGGCCCAGAAGGCGCTGATGCTGCCGCCGGGGCTCGGCTTCCTGGCCCTCAGCGCGCGGGCGTGCAAAGTGATCGAGTCCCACAAATCGCAACCCGCGTATTACCTGAACCTGAACAAGGCGCGCAAAGCTGCGAAAGAGCACGATACGCCATTCACACCGGCGCATCTGCTGGTCCGCGGGCTGGTGGTCGCCCTGGACCTGCTGCTCGACGAGGGCATGGAGCAGGTCTGGAGGCGCGTCGCGGCAATGGCGGCGGCCACGCGGGCGGCCGGTGAAGCCATTGGCCTGAAAGTGTTCTCCCAATCACCCTCGGACTCGGTGACGGCGCTGTGCCCGCCGGAGGGCATCAAAGTCAAGGCGCTGCGGGAAGAACTCGAACAGCGCTATGGCATCGAGTCGGCCGGCGGACAGGACCAGCTCAAGGGCAAGATCTTCCGAATCGGGCACATGGGCTACGTGGACGAAATGGACACGGTGCTGGCGGTCGCAGCCCTGGAGCAGGTCCTGCTCAAGCTGGGGCATCGGTTCGACCTTGGCGCCGGCGTTACGGCAGCCCAGCAGGTGATCGCGGAAAGACTCACAAAGTAG
- a CDS encoding glycosyltransferase, which produces MTRTPLETPPAPTAALGPILHVAERRTAAAFMPLIAETLRGLARQGVHSTLLTNDEELILRLGDAAVGAHLVRDLSGWRAWPLWRYLRRQVLPQPSVVHLWGTTGLGWIRQWTQTARLPLIVHALNRRHHRRLESLRAGPHEWRISSVRSGEVGEVVPGGVRDLPAAFVPLSAPAARPESAICSVLAVTSFAQYTGCAALLEAVAQFAPGGERVQVALLGAGPGIEPVWQKLRELNLGACVSLLDTPQLWDRVLPEVDIVVVPAEEQEYALVALSAMGHAKPVIAARQQRGPWFHEDRTCWMFTPGSATELAYLLARVLEKPAQAAELAASAREYARAHHPLAVLLQRLGELYTEVAQSSRNG; this is translated from the coding sequence ATGACCCGTACGCCGCTCGAAACGCCCCCGGCACCAACGGCCGCACTGGGCCCCATTCTGCATGTGGCCGAGCGCCGGACAGCGGCTGCCTTCATGCCACTCATTGCCGAGACACTGCGGGGGCTGGCTCGGCAAGGAGTACACTCCACGCTGCTGACCAACGACGAAGAATTGATCCTGCGCCTGGGCGATGCTGCGGTCGGGGCGCACCTCGTCCGCGACCTCAGCGGCTGGCGCGCCTGGCCGCTCTGGCGTTATCTGCGCCGACAGGTGCTACCACAGCCGTCTGTGGTACATCTCTGGGGCACGACGGGGCTGGGGTGGATCCGGCAATGGACACAAACCGCGCGACTTCCACTGATCGTGCATGCCCTGAATCGGCGTCATCACCGACGCCTGGAATCGCTGCGGGCTGGTCCGCATGAATGGCGGATCAGCTCTGTGCGGAGTGGTGAGGTCGGAGAAGTCGTGCCGGGGGGTGTCCGCGATCTGCCGGCCGCCTTCGTGCCCCTGAGCGCGCCGGCGGCGCGTCCTGAGAGCGCCATCTGCAGCGTACTGGCGGTGACATCATTTGCGCAATACACCGGCTGCGCGGCTCTGCTGGAGGCCGTAGCCCAGTTCGCCCCCGGTGGCGAGCGGGTTCAGGTGGCCCTCCTGGGCGCCGGCCCAGGCATCGAACCCGTGTGGCAGAAGTTGCGCGAGCTGAACTTGGGGGCGTGCGTCTCACTGCTCGACACACCGCAGCTCTGGGACCGTGTACTCCCGGAAGTCGACATTGTCGTGGTTCCAGCGGAGGAGCAGGAGTATGCGCTCGTGGCGCTCAGTGCGATGGGGCACGCCAAGCCGGTGATCGCCGCGCGCCAGCAGCGCGGCCCCTGGTTCCACGAAGATCGCACCTGCTGGATGTTTACGCCCGGCTCAGCCACGGAACTGGCCTACCTGCTCGCCCGCGTGCTGGAGAAACCGGCACAGGCGGCCGAACTCGCGGCTTCGGCTCGGGAGTACGCCCGCGCACACCACCCCCTCGCGGTACTCTTGCAGCGCCTGGGGGAACTGTACACCGAGGTGGCGCAATCCAGCCGTAACGGGTAA
- a CDS encoding type II secretion system protein yields the protein MPRKPAFTLIELLVVVAIIALLVSILLPALGQARKCARHVKSASDLRELLMGYSAYHSDNRGFVLFGYAPGSVDGWNIEVRDPDSGLTFGNPVVNRYPWRILPYVANFWGVLFSHTKPAERPLNIDSPADAFMKAYMLSIEPTFGINAGYVGGYFNTYAGFIVRGATTSPNTGRHVVFRESEVRRTAELITFTDVKWRGGGKGPGDTNGYYWATPPRLKGEKWRAVHNRLEVVDHNIALGLPEGRFLSKSLTAFFDGHVDGRTPNQLADMRLWANWADDMAYDYVNTPR from the coding sequence ATGCCACGCAAACCCGCATTCACCCTGATCGAACTCCTGGTGGTGGTCGCGATCATCGCCCTGCTGGTCAGCATCCTGCTGCCGGCGCTGGGGCAGGCCCGCAAGTGCGCCCGGCACGTGAAGTCGGCCAGCGATCTGCGCGAACTCCTGATGGGCTACTCCGCCTATCACAGCGACAATCGCGGTTTCGTGCTGTTCGGGTACGCGCCCGGTTCCGTGGACGGCTGGAACATCGAGGTCCGGGACCCCGACTCCGGGCTCACTTTCGGCAATCCCGTCGTGAACCGTTACCCGTGGCGTATCCTGCCCTACGTTGCCAATTTCTGGGGCGTACTGTTCAGCCACACCAAGCCGGCGGAGCGCCCGTTGAACATCGACAGCCCGGCGGACGCCTTCATGAAGGCGTACATGCTGAGCATCGAGCCAACCTTCGGCATCAACGCCGGCTACGTCGGTGGCTATTTCAACACGTACGCGGGCTTCATTGTCCGCGGCGCCACGACGTCACCGAACACGGGCCGGCACGTCGTGTTCCGCGAGAGCGAAGTGCGGCGCACGGCGGAGTTGATCACGTTTACGGATGTGAAGTGGCGCGGCGGCGGCAAGGGTCCGGGCGATACGAACGGCTACTACTGGGCGACGCCCCCGCGGCTCAAGGGGGAAAAATGGCGGGCGGTCCACAACCGCTTGGAAGTCGTCGACCACAACATCGCCCTGGGTCTGCCGGAAGGGCGTTTCCTCTCGAAGAGTCTCACCGCCTTTTTTGACGGCCATGTCGACGGTCGCACGCCGAACCAGCTTGCGGATATGCGACTGTGGGCGAACTGGGCCGATGACATGGCGTACGACTATGTGAACACACCACGTTAA
- the guaB gene encoding IMP dehydrogenase has product MVDETHIPKVIGQALTYDDVLLVPRRATRHPRDLDVSTQLTRNIRINIPLVSAPMDTVTESILAIALAQEGGIGIIHRNLSIEEQTREVHKVKRSESGVILDPVTLRPEDSVARAQEIMRLHNVSGIPVTRADGTLVGILTRRDMKFLESYEKRIADVMTSDNLVKAPPHTTLDEAEAILKQHKVEKLLLVNAQNRLAGLITMRDIERAREFPQRCSDARGRLRVGAAIGVHDYERATQLLAADVDVLVVDTAHGHSDAVLETVRTLRREHRIEIIAGNVATAEGARDLADAGADAVKVGIGPGAICTTRVVAGAGIPQVTAIMQCAEAVDVPVIADGGIRYSGDIAKALAAGASSVMLGSLFAGLDESPGQLVLWKGRRFKEYRGMGSLGAMVRGSAERYGQAADQPQKMVPEGVEGRVPYRGHLSEYVLQLVGGLRQGMGYCGVANIAELRRDARFVRVTHAGVIESHPHDIVITKEPSNYAIDHAAEE; this is encoded by the coding sequence ATGGTGGACGAAACGCACATTCCGAAGGTCATCGGGCAGGCCCTCACCTACGACGATGTGCTGCTGGTTCCGCGCCGGGCGACCAGGCACCCGCGCGACCTGGACGTCAGCACGCAGCTCACCCGCAATATCCGGATCAACATTCCGCTTGTCAGCGCACCGATGGATACCGTCACCGAAAGCATCCTCGCGATTGCGCTCGCGCAGGAAGGTGGGATCGGGATCATCCATCGCAACCTCTCGATCGAGGAGCAGACGCGCGAGGTTCACAAGGTCAAGCGTTCCGAGAGCGGTGTGATCCTGGACCCGGTGACGTTGCGCCCGGAAGACTCCGTGGCCCGCGCCCAGGAGATCATGCGGCTGCACAACGTCAGCGGGATTCCTGTCACGCGCGCGGATGGCACGCTGGTGGGGATCCTGACGCGCCGGGACATGAAGTTTCTCGAGTCGTACGAGAAGCGCATTGCCGACGTGATGACCAGCGACAACCTCGTCAAGGCCCCGCCGCACACGACCCTGGACGAAGCTGAGGCGATCCTGAAGCAGCACAAGGTCGAGAAGCTGTTGCTGGTGAACGCCCAGAACCGGCTGGCCGGCTTGATCACCATGCGGGATATCGAGCGTGCCCGCGAGTTCCCGCAGCGTTGTTCGGATGCCCGCGGGCGACTGCGGGTCGGGGCGGCCATTGGTGTGCATGACTATGAGCGCGCCACGCAATTGCTCGCGGCAGATGTGGATGTGCTCGTGGTGGATACGGCCCACGGCCACAGCGACGCGGTCCTCGAAACCGTCCGCACGCTCCGACGCGAGCACCGCATCGAGATCATCGCGGGCAACGTCGCAACAGCGGAAGGCGCGCGTGATCTGGCCGACGCCGGGGCGGACGCGGTGAAGGTGGGCATCGGACCCGGGGCGATCTGTACGACGCGGGTGGTCGCGGGTGCGGGCATCCCCCAGGTTACGGCGATCATGCAGTGTGCCGAGGCCGTGGATGTGCCGGTCATTGCCGACGGTGGCATTCGCTATAGCGGTGACATTGCGAAGGCGCTCGCTGCCGGCGCTTCCAGCGTGATGCTCGGCTCGCTCTTCGCGGGGCTGGACGAGTCCCCTGGGCAGCTCGTGCTCTGGAAAGGACGGCGTTTCAAGGAATATCGGGGCATGGGTTCGCTGGGCGCTATGGTGCGCGGCAGCGCCGAGCGCTACGGCCAGGCAGCCGACCAGCCGCAGAAGATGGTGCCGGAGGGCGTTGAGGGTCGCGTACCCTATCGCGGGCACCTGAGTGAGTACGTGCTCCAGCTCGTCGGCGGCCTGCGCCAGGGCATGGGCTATTGCGGTGTCGCGAACATCGCGGAACTGCGTCGGGATGCGCGTTTTGTGCGCGTCACGCACGCCGGCGTGATCGAATCGCATCCGCACGATATTGTGATTACGAAAGAGCCGAGCAATTACGCAATCGACCACGCGGCTGAAGAATAG
- a CDS encoding GNAT family N-acetyltransferase — MKPVVIVPPAPQRWPALEDLFHNENRAFLDDLRIRVAEGVPGAHDAFAIAPEDAHHLGGCFGIGRCGDVGIVRPALVRPERRRRGLARQLFEAVAAWFEMTGGRWLYLFATAELDEAVYGRFHFQPLHRAFWQPHARLAMLRCFGHAAPTPYDGSPAGPPAVRPLTRADAPAMIALLQHRMGPDPRVPLEESAVAAEVFVLDLLAHQDRGAGLLLGEWFGGRLFAFGSAGLDRTGARTYALLVPHDYVGELLRPALEQATRERGYEQVDFPMEKLADWHHGAWQATPPPAVTDHRPPPMPPAPAED, encoded by the coding sequence ATGAAGCCCGTCGTCATTGTGCCGCCTGCCCCACAGCGCTGGCCTGCGCTGGAGGACCTCTTTCATAACGAGAATCGTGCCTTCCTGGACGATCTGCGGATCCGCGTGGCAGAGGGCGTGCCCGGCGCGCATGACGCGTTTGCCATCGCACCCGAGGATGCCCACCATCTCGGCGGCTGCTTCGGCATCGGCCGGTGCGGCGACGTTGGCATTGTTCGCCCGGCGCTGGTGCGACCCGAGCGCCGTCGGCGGGGCCTCGCGCGGCAGTTATTCGAAGCCGTGGCGGCGTGGTTCGAAATGACCGGCGGGCGCTGGCTGTACCTGTTCGCGACGGCCGAGTTGGACGAGGCGGTCTACGGGCGTTTCCACTTCCAGCCGCTGCATCGGGCCTTCTGGCAGCCGCACGCGCGGCTCGCGATGTTGCGGTGTTTCGGCCATGCCGCGCCAACCCCCTATGACGGGTCGCCCGCCGGTCCGCCCGCAGTGCGTCCACTGACGCGCGCGGATGCGCCGGCGATGATCGCGCTGCTGCAGCACCGGATGGGTCCCGATCCCCGGGTGCCGCTGGAAGAATCCGCGGTGGCCGCCGAAGTGTTCGTGCTCGATCTACTCGCACACCAGGATCGCGGGGCCGGCCTGTTGCTGGGTGAGTGGTTTGGCGGACGATTGTTCGCGTTCGGCAGCGCGGGGCTCGATCGCACGGGCGCCCGCACATACGCACTGCTCGTGCCGCACGACTACGTGGGTGAGCTGCTGCGTCCCGCACTCGAACAGGCCACCCGGGAGCGGGGTTACGAACAGGTGGATTTCCCCATGGAAAAGCTGGCCGACTGGCACCACGGTGCCTGGCAAGCCACCCCCCCGCCCGCCGTAACCGACCACCGGCCCCCGCCCATGCCACCGGCCCCCGCCGAAGACTGA
- a CDS encoding biliverdin-producing heme oxygenase encodes MMPAAETGSATHTLLDELKAQTSAQHAAIERGPFALALMQGGLTHAGCVAWLQQRYLLHVRLEALLDKLALSRPEWQPLLTPEHRLAPAALAALQAFGTTANAEATPETTACLAEWSRWAESVPERLLGAHYVFEGSKNGGRFVLRALERRAHEWAAGASAYLDPHGEEQRQLWQQFRTTLESAAPADVHQRAAVVTGAQASFDLIGRVDDGVLKAVPGAVAAPPHASC; translated from the coding sequence ATGATGCCAGCAGCCGAAACTGGCTCTGCCACGCACACACTGTTGGACGAACTTAAAGCCCAAACGTCCGCCCAGCACGCGGCGATCGAACGCGGGCCCTTCGCTCTTGCATTGATGCAGGGGGGCCTCACACACGCCGGCTGTGTGGCTTGGCTACAGCAACGCTACCTGCTACACGTGCGATTGGAAGCACTGCTGGATAAGCTGGCCCTTAGCCGCCCAGAGTGGCAGCCGCTCCTCACGCCGGAGCATCGCCTGGCTCCCGCCGCCCTTGCCGCACTGCAAGCGTTCGGCACCACCGCCAACGCGGAGGCCACGCCCGAAACGACGGCCTGCCTGGCCGAGTGGTCACGTTGGGCCGAGTCCGTGCCCGAGCGCCTGCTGGGTGCCCATTACGTGTTCGAGGGCAGCAAGAACGGTGGGCGCTTCGTACTGCGAGCGCTGGAACGCAGGGCGCACGAATGGGCTGCGGGCGCTAGCGCGTACCTTGATCCGCATGGCGAAGAACAGCGGCAACTCTGGCAGCAATTCCGCACTACCCTCGAATCTGCCGCGCCTGCTGACGTGCATCAGAGGGCCGCAGTCGTAACCGGTGCCCAAGCGTCGTTCGACCTGATTGGACGCGTGGACGATGGGGTCCTCAAGGCGGTGCCGGGCGCAGTTGCAGCGCCCCCTCATGCTTCGTGCTGA